The proteins below are encoded in one region of Bremerella sp. P1:
- a CDS encoding DnaB-like helicase C-terminal domain-containing protein encodes MTVAQQLFDLIVSRGRQDAIAAEPLGSHFRPVKCKPAMEHCEKHIAGLGSIGVYFHLPGNMCRMVCIDVDAHDENNQQRITEAKEECSGLSGALDDLEIEHVVETSQSGQGHHLWVFFDSELPCKTARNFARYVLQQANVSHAEIYPRSDTLDAEQVGSLVRLPFWNKSTCDLSQAVPVEASEIAQIASQYKEDSVVQVSENVVLQPSQGSLSDYTLKMLEEDGSYIHSRWNGATDGLSDKSGSAVALSLADALVRAYVPTEEIRMAVRMLCERQGKPRRDAWINGTVAKAYGYARGTSDEVTMSATDLKSLAKECVPGLLDGTRMHYGLGIPTLNACIDGLAPKQLGFICARPGNGKTALGWQACIENAGEGTPALFVSCEMTREELVGRAVQYLTGLDVDQFHDNPEKVMQAAAKMNDRVYIRECKPRLKNVIDVIKNHVITKGVRFVVVDYIQLIRSHDRASKLESIEASCEEFKDLCKMLDIAILCLAQLSRSADASRLEVPKGGQVDLNRFMPTYADIKGGGAIEESADLVITQVLPEKHPLLQHHTRKGSLLVNCLKRRGGPVRGDWPMDLWFDMSQQKIKSWDEHAFNAPDSGVQFSASFDDFC; translated from the coding sequence GTGACTGTCGCGCAGCAGCTATTTGATCTCATTGTTTCCAGGGGCAGGCAGGATGCAATTGCAGCAGAGCCGCTGGGTAGCCACTTCCGCCCAGTGAAATGCAAGCCCGCCATGGAACACTGCGAAAAGCACATTGCAGGGCTGGGTAGCATTGGGGTGTACTTTCACCTCCCTGGTAACATGTGCCGCATGGTGTGCATTGACGTTGACGCCCATGATGAAAATAACCAGCAACGAATTACAGAGGCTAAGGAGGAGTGCAGTGGGCTGTCAGGTGCATTAGATGACCTGGAGATTGAGCATGTAGTGGAAACCAGCCAGTCAGGCCAGGGGCACCACTTGTGGGTTTTTTTCGATTCAGAGTTGCCCTGCAAGACTGCACGCAATTTTGCTAGGTATGTTTTGCAACAGGCTAACGTATCCCATGCTGAGATTTACCCACGCAGCGACACGCTAGACGCTGAGCAGGTAGGCTCATTGGTGCGATTGCCCTTCTGGAATAAAAGCACCTGCGATCTCTCTCAGGCTGTGCCTGTAGAAGCCTCTGAGATCGCTCAGATCGCCTCCCAGTACAAGGAGGATTCAGTAGTCCAAGTCAGCGAGAACGTCGTTCTACAGCCCTCTCAGGGCTCCCTGAGCGACTATACGCTGAAGATGCTGGAGGAAGATGGATCGTATATCCATTCACGGTGGAATGGAGCCACGGATGGCCTTAGCGACAAGTCAGGATCGGCAGTCGCCCTCAGCTTGGCAGATGCGCTCGTAAGAGCCTATGTGCCCACTGAGGAAATCAGGATGGCGGTAAGGATGCTGTGCGAGAGGCAGGGAAAGCCTCGCAGGGACGCATGGATCAATGGTACTGTGGCGAAAGCGTATGGATACGCACGAGGTACTTCAGATGAAGTGACCATGAGTGCTACGGATCTGAAAAGCCTGGCAAAGGAATGTGTGCCAGGGCTCCTGGATGGCACCAGGATGCACTATGGGCTAGGGATACCCACCCTGAATGCTTGTATCGACGGACTCGCACCCAAGCAGTTAGGGTTTATTTGTGCAAGGCCAGGGAATGGCAAAACTGCGCTAGGATGGCAGGCGTGCATCGAGAACGCAGGGGAAGGAACCCCTGCTCTCTTTGTATCGTGTGAGATGACACGAGAGGAATTGGTAGGGCGTGCAGTGCAGTACCTCACTGGGCTGGATGTGGATCAGTTCCATGACAACCCCGAGAAGGTCATGCAGGCTGCGGCCAAGATGAATGATCGCGTGTACATTCGTGAGTGCAAGCCACGCCTGAAGAATGTGATCGATGTGATCAAGAATCACGTGATTACCAAGGGCGTCAGGTTTGTGGTGGTGGATTACATCCAGCTCATTCGCTCGCATGATCGTGCCAGTAAGCTGGAAAGCATCGAGGCATCCTGCGAGGAGTTCAAAGACCTGTGCAAGATGCTCGACATTGCCATCCTGTGTTTGGCTCAACTCAGTCGCAGTGCTGACGCTTCTCGCCTGGAAGTGCCCAAGGGTGGACAGGTTGACCTGAATCGCTTCATGCCCACCTACGCCGATATCAAGGGTGGTGGTGCCATTGAGGAGTCAGCCGACCTGGTGATCACCCAGGTGCTGCCTGAGAAGCACCCTCTGCTTCAGCACCACACTCGCAAGGGCTCTTTGCTGGTCAACTGCCTGAAGCGACGTGGTGGCCCTGTGAGAGGCGACTGGCCGATGGATCTGTGGTTCGACATGAGCCAGCAAAAGATCAAGAGCTGGGATGAACACGCCTTCAATGCGCCTGACTCGGGTGTGCAGTTCTCTGCCTCGTTTGATGATTTCTGTTGA